In the Vitis vinifera cultivar Pinot Noir 40024 chromosome 2, ASM3070453v1 genome, one interval contains:
- the LOC104882319 gene encoding replication factor C subunit 3 gives MPKLDPYPASPWNSESQYGGNNHCHSPSNATPSTCWGKTVGPFRNRKSYDISTQESIHQLTQKAEATYYDERSDSYYRGILELESVINLRRKSTGCSSPGRDSHYTATTATSGATSLFLRIWGHSCFHSRESLFPSSIGQKPLRRRESAEPSLTNEKKKKLDVDLMKDDTSPNEKSLKEKAPAVVEQIPTMMIFKEKVGQKFKWADRYQPRTLTDFICHRDKAHMLRCLVRSGQSDHFIFEGAPGVGKRTMARALLGEVFGTHRLETTEALKDFNLEEGPSSSIQINVKISAHHIEVNLSELQELDAAHVVMELIKESSAIALNQKQSQCDNTSSNRAIILCGAEKLSEGDQLLIRDHLQTYRGHFKVYFCYSGTSMLQHLKSLCTVIQIPTPSKEEIVEVLEFIAKHEAIELPPRLAENMAEKAKHSVRQAIRSFEATWKLNYPFKEDQEPITGWEEEFAEIAKKVIAEQSAKQWYNIKEKIKNLIAHNVPSEIIFKNLVGELKKLLDDKLPSTISDLCKDAGYYDGQNLSNGNAISGGRIEEFVAKFMSAYQKQI, from the exons ATGCCCAAACTTGATCCTTATCCGGCCTCGCCATGGAATTCTGAGTCTCAATATGGAGGAAACAATCACTGCCACTCGCCATCAAACGCCACACCTTCTACATGTTGGGGGAAGACTGTAGGGCCATTCAGAAACCGTAAGAGCTATGATATTAGCACTCAAGAAAGCATACATCAGTTGACTCAAAAAGCAGAGGCTACATACTACGATGAGCGTTCTGATTCATACTACCGTGGAATATTGGAGTTGGAGTCTGTGATTAATCTTAGACGCAAATCCACAGGGTGTAGTAGTCCCGGAAGGGATAGCCATTACACAGCTACAACTGCAACTTCTGGGGCAACTAGTCTCTTCCTTAGAATATGGGGCCATTCTTGCTTCCACAGTAGAGAAAGTTTATTTCCTTCCTCAATTGGTCAGAAGCCCTTACGAAGGAGAGAATCAGCAGAACCATCATTAACaaatgagaagaagaagaagctggaTGTCGATTTGATGAAAGATGATACGTCCCCAAACGAGAAGTCACTGAAAGAGAAAGCACCAGCTGTAGTTGAACAGATACCAACTATGatgatttttaaggaaaaagtGGGGCAAAAATTCAAATGGGCGGATAGATATCAACCAAGGACTCTGACCGACTTTATCTGCCATCGGGACAAAGCCCACATGCTTCGTTGTTTG GTGAGAAGCGGACAATCTGATCACTTCATATTTGAAGGAGCTCCAGGAGTAGGAAAGAGAACCATGGCCAGGGCATTGCTTGGAGAAGTGTTTGGAACTCACAGACTAGAA ACAACGGAGGCACTCAAGGATTTCAACTTGGAG GAAGGTCCAAGTTCCAGCATccaaataaatgtgaaaatatcGGCACACCACATAGAGGTCAATCTATCAGAATTACAAGAACTCGATGCAGCACATGTTGTCATGGAACTGATTAAGGAGTCATCTGCAATCGCATTGAACCAAAAGCAGTCGCAGTGTGACAACACAAGTAGCAATCGAG CAATTATTCTCTGTGGGGCTGAGAAACTGTCTGAGGGTGATCAACTCCTTATCAGAGACCATCTACAGACTTATAGAGGCCATTTCAAGGTCTACTTCTGCTATTCTGGGACTTCAATGCTTCAACATCTCAAGTCCCTTTGCACTGTTATTCAAATTCCAACACCATCCAAGGAGGAG ATAGTTGAAGTGTTGGAGTTCATTGCTAAACATGAAGCAATAGAGTTGCCTCCCAGATTGGCTGAGAATATGGCAGAGAAGGCCAAGCATAGCGTTCGACAAGCTATACGCTCCTTTGAGGCCACTTGGAAACTGAA TTACCCCTTCAAGGAAGATCAGGAGCCTATAACTGGCTGGGAAGAAGAATTTGCAGAGATTGCTAAAAAAGTCATTGCGGAGCAAAGTGCAAAACA ATGGTACAATATTaaagaaaagattaaaaacttGATAGCTCACAATGTCCCGTCTGAGATCATTTTCAAG AATTTGGTTGGAGAATTGAAGAAGCTTTTGGATGATAAACTGCCATCGACAATCAGTGATTTGTGTAAG GATGCAGGTTACTATGATGGCCAGAACTTGAGCAATGGAAATGCCATATCAGGAGGAAGGATTGAAG AATTTGTAGCGAAGTTCATGAGTGCCTACCAGAAGCAAATTTGA